One Acidobacteriota bacterium genomic region harbors:
- a CDS encoding ABC transporter permease has protein sequence MLEKFIQDMRYGLRMLWKRPGFTIIALLSLGLGIGANTAIFSLVNTAALRPLPIERPEQVVALQNAAALRVSTTFSYPNYKDFRDRNQVFEGLIGYRFVPLNVTYDNTNDKLWGYIVTGNYFAVLGVRAALGRLIVEDDDRQPGAHPVTVISHKCWQQRFGGANAIIGKDVIVNGRSFTIIGVAPPGFFGTEIIAEPQLWFPMAMQSEIETGNPWLDKRGTELTLVQGRLKAGVSIEQAQTALNAIAADLEGEYPEINEGKRIALSAPGAGLMGGMMIDRLLGFLGIVLVVVAFVLLLACTNLANLLLARAAERRKEIAVRLALGASRRRVIWQLMTESLLLAIMSGAVGLLLAYWLVELMSGFQLPVDFPLLIDLHIDYRVLLFTFLTSLATGMTFGLLPALQTTKIDLLTALKAETALGSYRRSWWKNSLIVLQVALSIMLLIGGGLMLRALQQTQAITLGFNPQNAVTLSFDLRLQGYDNARGREFQKQILERVRTLPGVQDVGIVDLAPVDLHFARGAVFIEGQTPERASNAPRAMMSRISPNYLQAMGTRILQGRDFTEQDDENALPVAIVNQTFARRFFAGEAALGKRFRQGAATAPLMQIVGIIEDGKYAGLGEEPQPYVCRPMQQAYAGSTTLVVRAASDPQKLLAVVRNEVQQKDSHMPLSTLTLAEKLGLALMPARITAMIFGIFGALALALAAIGIYGVMAYAISQRTREIGIRQALGARPADILKLTMAQGTRLTLIGIGIGIFAALMLARLMKSLLFGVSGTDLLTYSAVTVVLLGVALLACYIPARRATRINPMEALRNE, from the coding sequence GTGCTTGAAAAATTCATTCAAGATATGCGCTACGGATTGCGTATGCTCTGGAAGCGTCCGGGATTTACGATTATCGCTTTGCTCTCGCTGGGACTGGGGATTGGCGCTAATACGGCAATCTTCAGTTTAGTAAACACCGCCGCGTTACGCCCTTTGCCAATCGAACGCCCCGAACAAGTCGTCGCTTTACAAAATGCTGCGGCGCTCAGAGTATCGACAACCTTTTCCTATCCCAACTACAAAGATTTTCGCGACCGCAACCAGGTTTTTGAGGGACTCATTGGCTATCGCTTTGTCCCGCTCAATGTCACCTATGACAACACCAATGACAAGCTGTGGGGTTATATTGTGACCGGCAACTATTTTGCAGTGCTCGGTGTGCGAGCGGCGCTTGGACGATTGATTGTCGAAGATGATGACCGGCAGCCGGGCGCGCATCCGGTCACTGTCATTAGCCACAAATGCTGGCAGCAACGCTTTGGCGGCGCAAACGCTATTATCGGCAAAGATGTGATTGTCAATGGTCGCAGTTTCACCATTATCGGGGTTGCGCCGCCGGGCTTCTTTGGCACCGAAATTATCGCCGAGCCGCAATTGTGGTTTCCTATGGCGATGCAATCAGAGATTGAAACCGGCAACCCCTGGCTCGATAAACGCGGCACCGAATTGACCCTCGTGCAGGGGCGACTCAAAGCCGGTGTCAGCATCGAACAGGCTCAAACTGCGCTTAACGCGATTGCCGCAGACCTCGAAGGCGAATATCCGGAAATCAATGAAGGCAAGCGCATCGCTTTATCTGCGCCCGGCGCGGGACTGATGGGCGGGATGATGATTGACCGGCTTTTGGGTTTCCTGGGAATCGTTCTGGTGGTGGTTGCCTTCGTTTTGCTGCTTGCCTGTACCAATCTCGCAAATTTACTGTTGGCGCGTGCCGCCGAACGGCGTAAAGAGATTGCTGTGCGGTTAGCTCTGGGTGCCAGTCGTCGCCGCGTCATCTGGCAACTCATGACCGAAAGCCTGTTGCTGGCAATAATGAGCGGCGCGGTTGGCTTACTGCTGGCTTACTGGCTCGTGGAATTGATGAGCGGCTTTCAACTGCCGGTGGATTTTCCTTTGTTGATAGACCTGCACATCGATTATCGCGTGTTGCTTTTTACCTTTTTGACTTCGCTGGCAACCGGCATGACGTTTGGCTTATTGCCCGCTTTGCAAACCACCAAAATTGATTTACTGACGGCGTTAAAAGCTGAAACGGCGCTTGGCAGTTACCGGCGTTCGTGGTGGAAAAATAGTTTAATTGTCTTACAGGTGGCGCTGTCGATTATGTTGCTCATCGGCGGCGGATTGATGCTGCGCGCCTTGCAACAAACCCAGGCAATCACACTTGGATTTAATCCGCAAAATGCGGTCACGCTATCTTTCGATTTACGCTTGCAGGGCTATGACAATGCGCGTGGTCGCGAATTTCAGAAACAGATATTGGAACGTGTACGAACTTTGCCGGGTGTGCAGGACGTGGGAATCGTTGACCTCGCGCCCGTGGATTTGCATTTCGCTAGGGGCGCAGTTTTCATTGAAGGGCAAACGCCGGAACGCGCATCAAATGCGCCAAGAGCCATGATGAGTCGCATCAGTCCAAACTATTTGCAAGCTATGGGCACGCGAATTTTGCAGGGGCGCGATTTCACCGAGCAGGACGATGAAAACGCGCTGCCGGTCGCGATTGTCAACCAAACCTTTGCGCGGCGATTCTTTGCCGGCGAAGCGGCGCTCGGCAAACGTTTTCGTCAAGGCGCGGCGACCGCGCCGCTGATGCAGATTGTCGGCATTATCGAAGACGGCAAATATGCGGGGCTTGGCGAAGAGCCGCAACCTTATGTTTGTCGCCCGATGCAACAGGCGTATGCAGGCAGCACGACGCTGGTGGTGCGCGCCGCGAGCGACCCGCAAAAACTGTTGGCAGTGGTTCGCAACGAAGTGCAACAGAAGGATTCGCATATGCCGTTATCGACTCTGACGCTTGCGGAAAAGCTGGGACTGGCGTTAATGCCGGCGCGCATCACGGCGATGATTTTCGGCATCTTCGGCGCGCTCGCCCTGGCGCTTGCAGCGATTGGCATTTACGGGGTGATGGCGTATGCGATTTCGCAACGCACACGCGAAATCGGTATACGACAGGCGCTCGGCGCGCGACCCGCAGACATTTTGAAACTGACAATGGCGCAGGGAACCAGGTTGACATTGATTGGTATTGGTATCGGCATCTTCGCCGCTTTGATGCTGGCGCGGTTAATGAAGAGTTTGCTCTTTGGCGTAAGCGGGACTGATTTATTGACCTATTCGGCGGTCACTGTGGTTTTGCTCGGTGTAGCACTGCTGGCGTGTTACATTCCTGCGCGCCGCGCAACCCGGATTAACCCGATGGAGGCGCTAAGAAACGAATAG